One genomic region from Ornithinimicrobium flavum encodes:
- the uvrB gene encoding excinuclease ABC subunit UvrB, whose protein sequence is MRPVTDLQRTVAPFRVESDFRPSGDQPAAIAELARRINAGEEDLVLLGATGTGKSATTAWLIEQVQRPTLVMAPNKTLAAQLANEFRELLPHNAVEYFVSYYDYYQPEAYVPQTDTYIEKDSSINDEVERLRHSATNSLLTRRDVVVVASVSCIYGLGTPQEYVDRMVKLRVGDVVDRDQLLRQFVTMQYTRNDMSFTRGTFRVRGDTVEIIPQYEELAVRIELFGDEVDRLYTLHPVTGEIVREEQEMYVFPASHYVAGPERMERAIGGIEAELAAQLETFERQGKLLEAQRLRMRTTYDIEMMRQVGSCSGIENYSRHIDGRGPGTAPHCLLDYFPEDFLLVLDESHVTVPQIGAMYEGDMSRKRTLVEHGFRLPSAMDNRPLKWEEFLERIGQTVYLSATPGDYEMAKADGVVEQIIRPTGLVDPEIVLKPTRGQIDDLLHEIGLRTARDERVLVTTLTKKMAEDLTDYLLDKGVRVRYLHSEVDTLRRVELLRELRLGEYDVLVGINLLREGLDLPEVSLVSILDADKEGFLRSTRSLVQTIGRAARNVSGQVHMYADTVTPSMDAAIEETNRRRDKQLAYNREHGIDPTPLRKRIADITDLLEREDADTEALMGSGRSQSRGKGRGRGAGAAVAAGLPAGQRRVSDDMPATELATLIHELTEQMHQAATDLHFELAARLRDEISDLKKELRQMREATG, encoded by the coding sequence ATGAGACCAGTCACCGACCTCCAGCGCACGGTCGCGCCGTTCCGCGTCGAGTCGGACTTCCGCCCCAGCGGGGACCAGCCCGCCGCGATCGCCGAGCTGGCCCGGCGGATCAACGCCGGCGAGGAGGACCTCGTCCTGCTCGGTGCCACCGGCACCGGCAAATCGGCGACGACCGCCTGGCTCATCGAGCAGGTGCAGCGCCCCACCCTGGTGATGGCGCCCAACAAGACGCTCGCCGCCCAGCTGGCCAACGAGTTCCGCGAGCTCCTGCCGCACAACGCGGTCGAGTACTTCGTGAGCTACTACGACTACTACCAGCCCGAGGCCTACGTCCCGCAGACCGACACCTACATCGAGAAGGACTCCTCGATCAACGACGAGGTGGAGCGGCTGCGGCACTCGGCGACCAACAGCCTCCTCACCCGCAGGGACGTGGTCGTGGTCGCCTCCGTGTCCTGCATCTACGGCCTGGGCACCCCCCAGGAGTACGTCGACCGGATGGTCAAGCTGCGCGTCGGGGACGTGGTCGACCGTGACCAGCTGCTGCGCCAGTTCGTGACCATGCAGTACACCCGGAACGACATGTCGTTCACCCGCGGCACGTTCCGGGTCCGGGGCGACACGGTCGAGATCATCCCGCAGTACGAGGAGCTGGCCGTGCGGATCGAGCTCTTCGGGGACGAGGTAGACCGCCTTTACACCCTGCACCCCGTGACCGGTGAGATCGTCCGCGAGGAGCAGGAGATGTATGTCTTTCCTGCCTCGCACTACGTGGCCGGTCCGGAGCGGATGGAGCGGGCGATCGGGGGCATCGAGGCGGAGCTGGCCGCCCAGCTGGAGACCTTCGAGCGGCAGGGCAAGCTGCTCGAGGCCCAGCGCCTGCGGATGCGCACGACCTACGACATCGAGATGATGCGCCAGGTCGGCTCCTGCTCCGGGATCGAGAACTACTCGCGGCACATCGACGGGCGGGGCCCCGGGACGGCCCCCCACTGCCTGCTCGACTACTTCCCCGAGGACTTCCTGCTCGTGCTCGACGAGTCCCACGTCACGGTGCCGCAGATCGGCGCCATGTACGAAGGGGACATGTCACGCAAGCGGACCCTCGTCGAGCACGGCTTCCGGCTCCCCAGCGCGATGGACAACCGGCCGCTGAAGTGGGAGGAGTTCCTGGAGCGGATCGGGCAGACCGTCTACCTGTCGGCGACGCCGGGAGACTACGAGATGGCCAAGGCCGACGGGGTGGTCGAGCAGATCATCCGCCCGACCGGGCTGGTGGACCCCGAGATCGTGCTCAAGCCGACCCGGGGCCAGATCGACGACCTGCTGCACGAGATCGGGCTGCGCACGGCCCGCGACGAGCGGGTGCTGGTGACCACCCTCACCAAGAAGATGGCCGAGGACCTCACCGACTACCTGCTCGACAAGGGGGTGCGGGTGCGCTACCTGCACTCGGAGGTCGACACGCTGCGCCGGGTGGAGCTGCTCCGGGAGCTGCGCCTGGGGGAGTACGACGTCCTGGTCGGCATCAACCTGCTGCGGGAGGGCCTGGACCTTCCCGAGGTCTCGCTGGTCAGCATCCTGGACGCCGACAAGGAGGGCTTCCTGCGCTCCACCAGGTCGCTGGTCCAGACCATCGGCCGAGCGGCCCGCAACGTCTCCGGCCAGGTGCACATGTATGCCGACACCGTCACCCCTTCCATGGATGCGGCCATCGAGGAGACCAACCGCCGCAGGGACAAGCAGCTGGCCTACAACCGGGAGCACGGCATCGACCCCACACCGCTGCGCAAGCGCATCGCGGACATCACCGACCTGCTGGAGCGGGAGGATGCCGACACCGAGGCGTTGATGGGCAGCGGCCGGTCGCAGTCCCGCGGCAAGGGCCGGGGTCGGGGCGCCGGTGCCGCGGTCGCCGCCGGTCTTCCTGCCGGTCAGCGGCGGGTGAGCGACGACATGCCGGCCACCGAGCTCGCGACCCTGATCCACGAGCTCACCGAGCAGATGCACCAGGCCGCGACCGACCTGCACTTCGAGCTGGCGGCCCGGCTGCGCGACGAGATCTCGGACCTGAAGAAGGAGCTGCGCCAGATGCGGGAGGCCACCGGCTGA
- the pepN gene encoding aminopeptidase N encodes MPSLTLAQARERSRVVQEVEAYALHLDLTRDHDLTATTTVTFTAVPGESTFLDLQHALEVEVVLDGVVLDPAEVHRDDRVVLPSLRHRSTAVVTARLPYVTDGDGMHRFEDPADGEVYLGCYGGMDVNRRVFACFDQPDLKAPFTVSVTAREGWTVLSNGRPEGRPDPDGGAATWTFATTPRLSTYLVTVCAGPWASRTWEHAGLPFGWHARASLADDLDRDLPGLRAVTEGAFDWYTARFDEPYAFDSYDQVFVPGHNWGAMETPGCVTYRDELLPAGTTPRALARRRSMTIAHEMAHMWFGDLVTFRWWEDTWLNESFADLLGFRVAGEVGAAPGSLAEFDLGRKAGGYAADDRPSTHPVAPRAEDVPDVDSAFSNFDSISYAKGNSALRQLSFWLGDETFLAGVNAHLTRARFGTAELGDLVGCLQAVTDRDVTAWADRWLRTTGVDTLRVRRDGPGPALELAGERPHRLRVQGYAVRPPAGDAGAPVVDEAWEEVVDLSPEAPTLGLPEADLVLPNSNGDTFARVELDPAGLATALEVLGAVPGEHPRAVLWATVLELTSRGRLPVPDLVTALERHLPGETSEIIPDLVLARAVQAVHQVGLPTQVPPLAERIGQVALTLLRRPGVPEALVQTATGAAVSTLHDTALLRSWLADGAGHGPLSQAHRWEVILRLAELGSDVGELAAAEAAADPSAAGRLALLSAEAARPTPEAKERALARMADDRTSNREVLALARGVWSAEQRHLVDPLVERSLRDMAGVARRGQAMALVAGRSAPSFRLLPEQLAALREAAQADGLPPALARAWADLAHDQGLLPPGTSPAGRP; translated from the coding sequence GTGCCGTCCCTGACCCTTGCCCAGGCCCGTGAGCGTTCCCGCGTCGTGCAGGAGGTGGAGGCCTACGCCCTCCACCTGGACCTGACGAGGGACCACGACCTCACCGCCACGACGACCGTGACCTTCACCGCGGTCCCGGGGGAGAGCACCTTCCTGGACCTGCAGCACGCGCTCGAGGTCGAGGTCGTCCTGGACGGGGTCGTGCTCGACCCCGCCGAGGTGCACCGGGACGACCGGGTGGTGCTGCCCTCGCTGCGTCACCGGAGCACGGCGGTCGTCACGGCCCGGCTGCCCTACGTGACCGACGGGGACGGCATGCACCGGTTCGAGGACCCGGCGGACGGGGAGGTCTACCTCGGCTGCTACGGCGGCATGGACGTCAACCGGCGGGTCTTCGCGTGCTTCGACCAGCCCGACCTCAAGGCGCCCTTCACCGTGTCGGTGACGGCGCGGGAGGGGTGGACCGTCCTGTCCAACGGGCGACCGGAGGGACGACCCGACCCGGACGGGGGTGCGGCCACCTGGACCTTCGCCACCACGCCCCGTCTGTCCACCTACCTCGTGACGGTCTGCGCCGGGCCGTGGGCGTCGCGCACCTGGGAGCACGCCGGACTGCCCTTCGGGTGGCACGCCCGCGCCTCCCTCGCGGACGACCTGGACCGCGACCTGCCCGGGTTGCGTGCGGTGACCGAGGGCGCCTTCGACTGGTACACCGCGCGGTTCGACGAGCCCTACGCCTTCGACTCCTACGACCAGGTCTTCGTGCCCGGGCACAACTGGGGGGCGATGGAGACGCCCGGGTGCGTCACGTACCGCGACGAGCTGCTGCCTGCCGGCACCACGCCGAGGGCGCTGGCCCGGCGCCGGTCGATGACGATCGCCCACGAGATGGCGCACATGTGGTTCGGCGACCTGGTCACCTTCCGCTGGTGGGAGGACACCTGGCTGAACGAGTCCTTCGCCGACCTCCTGGGCTTCCGGGTGGCCGGGGAGGTGGGCGCCGCGCCCGGCTCGCTGGCGGAGTTCGACCTCGGTCGCAAGGCCGGGGGGTACGCCGCCGACGACCGGCCCTCCACCCATCCGGTGGCGCCGCGCGCCGAGGACGTGCCGGACGTCGACTCGGCGTTCTCGAACTTCGACTCGATCTCCTACGCCAAGGGCAACTCGGCCCTGCGGCAGCTGTCCTTCTGGCTGGGGGACGAGACCTTCCTGGCCGGTGTCAACGCCCACCTGACGCGGGCGCGGTTCGGCACCGCCGAGCTGGGTGACCTGGTCGGGTGCCTGCAGGCGGTGACCGACCGCGACGTGACGGCGTGGGCCGACCGGTGGCTGCGCACCACGGGGGTCGACACCCTGCGGGTGCGCCGCGACGGGCCCGGGCCCGCGCTCGAGCTGGCGGGGGAGCGCCCCCACCGGCTCCGCGTGCAGGGGTATGCCGTGCGCCCGCCCGCCGGGGACGCCGGTGCCCCGGTGGTCGACGAGGCGTGGGAGGAGGTGGTCGACCTGTCCCCGGAGGCTCCGACGCTGGGGCTCCCGGAGGCCGACCTCGTCCTGCCCAACAGCAACGGTGACACCTTCGCCCGCGTCGAGCTGGACCCTGCCGGGCTGGCCACCGCCCTGGAGGTGCTCGGCGCCGTGCCGGGTGAGCACCCCCGGGCCGTCCTCTGGGCCACCGTCCTGGAGCTGACCTCACGGGGGCGCCTGCCGGTGCCGGACCTCGTCACGGCGCTGGAGCGGCACCTGCCCGGGGAGACCTCCGAGATCATCCCCGACCTCGTCCTGGCCAGAGCCGTCCAGGCCGTGCACCAGGTGGGCCTGCCCACGCAGGTGCCGCCGCTCGCGGAGCGCATCGGCCAGGTGGCGCTGACACTGCTGCGGCGGCCCGGAGTGCCGGAGGCCCTGGTGCAGACGGCGACCGGGGCGGCGGTCTCGACCCTGCACGACACCGCCCTGCTGCGGTCGTGGCTGGCGGACGGGGCCGGGCACGGGCCGCTGTCGCAGGCGCACCGCTGGGAGGTGATCCTGCGGCTGGCCGAGCTGGGGTCCGACGTCGGGGAGCTGGCGGCGGCGGAGGCCGCCGCGGACCCCTCGGCCGCGGGGCGGCTGGCCCTGCTCTCGGCCGAGGCGGCCCGGCCCACGCCCGAGGCCAAGGAGCGGGCGCTGGCCCGGATGGCCGACGACCGCACCAGCAACCGCGAGGTGCTCGCCCTGGCCCGGGGGGTCTGGTCGGCGGAGCAGCGCCACCTGGTGGACCCCCTGGTCGAGCGTTCTCTGAGGGACATGGCCGGCGTGGCCCGTCGCGGCCAGGCGATGGCCCTGGTGGCCGGCCGGTCGGCGCCGTCCTTCCGTCTGCTCCCTGAGCAGCTCGCCGCGCTGCGGGAGGCGGCGCAGGCCGACGGTCTGCCGCCCGCCCTGGCCCGGGCCTGGGCCGACCTGGCGCACGACCAGGGCCTGCTCCCGCCGGGGACGTCGCCTGCCGGTCGGCCCTGA
- the rpsA gene encoding 30S ribosomal protein S1 — MTATTADKAISQIAVNDIGSEEELLAAIDATIKNFNDGDIVEGVIVKVDRDEVLLDIGYKTEGVIPSRELAIKHDVDPSEVVSVGDEVEALVLQKEDKEGRLILSKKRAQYERAWGSIEKVKEEDGVVTGTVIEVVKGGLILDIGLRGFLPASLVEMRRVRDLQPYVGKQIEAKIIELDKNRNNVVLSRRAWLEQTQSEVRTTFLKELQKGQVRSGVVSSIVNFGAFVDLGGGVDGLVHVSELSWKHIDHPGEVVEVGDEVTVEVLDVDMDRERVSLSLKATLEDPWQTFARTHAIGQVVPGKVTKLVPFGAFVRVEDGIEGLVHISELAERHVELPEQIVTVGGEVFVKVIDIDLDRRRISLSLKQANEAVTAEFDPTLYGMAAEYDEQGNYKYPEGFDPETNEWLEGFETQREKWEKEYADAHSRWEAHKAQVEAAEEADSTVGVEVAPATASYSSEGDEAAGTLASDEALAALREKLTGN, encoded by the coding sequence ATGACTGCCACCACGGCCGACAAGGCCATCTCCCAGATCGCTGTCAACGACATCGGGTCTGAGGAGGAGCTGCTCGCAGCGATCGACGCGACGATCAAGAACTTCAACGACGGCGACATCGTCGAGGGGGTCATCGTCAAGGTCGACCGCGACGAGGTCCTGCTCGACATCGGCTACAAGACCGAGGGCGTCATCCCCTCGCGCGAGCTGGCCATCAAGCACGACGTCGACCCCTCCGAGGTTGTCTCGGTCGGCGACGAGGTCGAGGCCCTGGTCCTCCAGAAGGAGGACAAGGAGGGCCGCCTGATCCTGTCCAAGAAGCGCGCGCAGTACGAGCGCGCCTGGGGCTCGATCGAGAAGGTCAAGGAGGAGGACGGCGTCGTCACCGGCACCGTCATCGAGGTCGTCAAGGGCGGCCTCATCCTCGACATCGGCCTGCGCGGCTTCCTGCCGGCCTCCCTCGTCGAGATGCGTCGCGTCCGCGACCTGCAGCCCTACGTCGGCAAGCAGATCGAGGCCAAGATCATCGAGCTGGACAAGAACCGCAACAACGTGGTCCTGTCCCGCCGCGCCTGGCTCGAGCAGACCCAGTCCGAGGTCCGCACCACCTTCCTCAAGGAGCTGCAGAAGGGTCAGGTCCGCTCCGGCGTCGTCAGCAGCATCGTCAACTTCGGCGCCTTCGTGGACCTCGGTGGCGGCGTGGACGGCCTGGTGCACGTCTCCGAGCTGTCGTGGAAGCACATCGACCACCCGGGTGAGGTCGTCGAGGTCGGCGACGAGGTCACCGTCGAGGTCCTGGACGTCGACATGGACCGCGAGCGTGTCTCCCTGTCGCTCAAGGCGACGCTGGAGGACCCGTGGCAGACCTTCGCCCGCACCCACGCCATCGGCCAGGTCGTGCCGGGCAAGGTCACCAAGCTGGTCCCCTTCGGTGCGTTCGTGCGCGTCGAGGACGGCATCGAGGGCCTGGTCCACATCTCCGAGCTCGCCGAGCGTCACGTGGAGCTGCCGGAGCAGATCGTCACCGTCGGGGGTGAGGTCTTCGTCAAGGTCATCGACATCGACCTGGACCGTCGCCGGATCTCCCTGTCGCTGAAGCAGGCGAACGAGGCCGTCACCGCCGAGTTCGACCCCACGCTGTACGGCATGGCGGCGGAGTACGACGAGCAGGGCAACTACAAGTACCCCGAGGGCTTCGACCCCGAGACCAACGAGTGGCTCGAGGGCTTCGAGACGCAGCGGGAGAAGTGGGAGAAGGAGTACGCCGACGCCCACTCCCGCTGGGAGGCCCACAAGGCTCAGGTCGAGGCCGCCGAGGAGGCCGACTCCACCGTCGGCGTCGAGGTCGCCCCGGCGACCGCGAGCTACTCCTCCGAGGGTGACGAGGCCGCCGGCACGCTCGCCTCGGACGAGGCGCTCGCCGCGCTGCGCGAGAAGCTCACCGGCAACTGA
- a CDS encoding class I SAM-dependent methyltransferase, whose translation MSTPPPPSPDRVSRRVADHDETVRADRAWWDAEAEGYYRDHGPFLGDEDLVWGPEGWTEAQLGLLGPVAGRDVLEVGAGAAQGGRWCASAGAQVLSTDLSAGMLRVARRVDAAADGGSGRTGGPAYVQCDGARLPLADASFDLVFTAHGVLAFVPDATACLSEWARVLRPGGRCVFSLPHPFRWCLPDVPTEAGLVVRHSYYDRRAYVEETSDGRATYAEHHRTVGDLVRSVVGAGLRLVDLVEPEWPPGRQHVWGGWSPVRGELVPGTAVLVCERPQGHDLDTVPPPSPWSL comes from the coding sequence GTGAGCACTCCTCCCCCGCCGTCCCCGGACCGCGTCTCCCGCCGGGTCGCCGACCACGACGAGACGGTCCGTGCCGACCGCGCCTGGTGGGACGCCGAGGCCGAGGGCTACTACCGCGACCACGGGCCGTTCCTCGGTGACGAAGACCTGGTCTGGGGGCCGGAGGGGTGGACCGAGGCCCAGCTGGGGCTGCTGGGGCCGGTGGCGGGGCGCGACGTCCTGGAGGTGGGTGCCGGTGCGGCCCAGGGCGGCCGGTGGTGCGCCTCCGCGGGGGCGCAGGTGCTCTCGACCGACCTGTCGGCGGGGATGCTGCGCGTGGCCCGCCGGGTGGACGCAGCCGCAGACGGGGGGTCCGGACGCACCGGCGGCCCGGCCTACGTGCAGTGCGACGGCGCCCGCCTGCCCCTGGCCGACGCGTCCTTCGACCTCGTCTTCACCGCCCACGGGGTGCTGGCCTTCGTCCCCGACGCGACCGCCTGCCTCTCCGAGTGGGCCCGGGTGCTCCGTCCGGGCGGACGGTGCGTCTTCTCCCTCCCCCACCCCTTCCGCTGGTGCCTGCCCGACGTCCCCACGGAGGCGGGGCTGGTGGTGCGCCACTCCTACTACGACCGGCGGGCCTACGTCGAGGAGACCTCGGACGGGCGGGCCACGTATGCCGAGCACCACCGGACCGTCGGCGACCTCGTCCGGTCGGTCGTGGGGGCGGGGCTCCGGCTGGTCGACCTCGTCGAACCCGAGTGGCCCCCGGGCCGGCAGCACGTATGGGGCGGATGGAGCCCGGTGCGGGGCGAGCTGGTGCCCGGCACCGCCGTCCTGGTCTGCGAACGACCTCAAGGTCACGATCTGGACACGGTCCCGCCGCCCTCTCCGTGGAGCCTCTGA
- a CDS encoding branched-chain amino acid ABC transporter permease yields the protein MLATLFAFQVLAPAASLAQAPDDPSQVNVEEHDQNIAVNLRYDNEPVEGVRIVVSGGDYEAEATTNDRGQARIGVPTTDPYEVLVDEETLPEGVTVTGDNPITVTYGSQFFQPANFFLGEGERQTTGMLAQFTERLMNGINFGLMLALASIGLSLIFGTTGLTNFAHAEMVTFGAVMAWFLGVQLGLPIWIAIILAVALSGVLGLAVDASIWRPLRRRGLGLVQLMILTIGLSLAGRYVFQLFIGGGTEQLPGAGGTRHQIIGPIRLSTVDMVSMGISLVVLGLVAFWLLRTRTGKATRAVADNRSLASASGIDVEAVTRIVWVAGGALAGLSGILWAYFRPGIKWDMGVQILLLIFAAVVLGGLGTAFGALVGALAIGILVEVSTLWIPSDIKYVGALGVLILILLVRPQGLLGRRERIG from the coding sequence CTGCTGGCGACGCTCTTCGCCTTCCAGGTGCTCGCCCCGGCAGCCTCGCTGGCCCAGGCCCCGGACGATCCGTCACAGGTCAACGTCGAGGAGCACGACCAGAACATCGCGGTCAACCTCCGCTACGACAACGAGCCGGTGGAGGGCGTGCGCATCGTGGTCTCCGGTGGCGACTACGAGGCCGAGGCGACCACCAACGACCGTGGTCAGGCCCGCATCGGCGTGCCCACCACCGACCCCTACGAGGTGCTCGTCGACGAGGAGACCCTGCCCGAGGGTGTGACCGTCACCGGTGACAACCCCATCACGGTCACCTACGGGTCCCAGTTCTTCCAGCCGGCCAACTTCTTCCTGGGTGAGGGTGAGCGCCAGACCACGGGGATGCTCGCCCAGTTCACCGAGCGGCTCATGAACGGCATCAACTTCGGCCTCATGCTGGCGCTGGCCTCGATCGGACTGTCGTTGATCTTCGGCACCACCGGGCTCACCAACTTCGCCCACGCCGAGATGGTCACCTTCGGCGCGGTGATGGCCTGGTTCCTCGGCGTGCAGCTCGGCCTGCCGATCTGGATCGCCATCATCCTGGCCGTCGCCCTCAGCGGGGTGCTCGGCCTGGCGGTCGACGCCTCGATCTGGCGGCCGCTGCGACGCCGTGGGCTGGGGCTGGTCCAGCTGATGATCCTCACCATCGGTCTGTCGCTCGCCGGACGCTACGTCTTCCAGCTCTTCATCGGTGGCGGCACCGAGCAGCTGCCCGGTGCCGGCGGGACCCGCCACCAGATCATCGGCCCCATCCGGCTCAGCACGGTGGACATGGTGAGCATGGGCATCAGCCTGGTCGTCCTCGGCCTGGTCGCCTTCTGGCTGCTGCGGACCCGCACCGGCAAGGCCACCCGCGCGGTCGCCGACAACCGCTCCCTGGCCTCGGCCAGCGGCATCGACGTCGAGGCCGTCACCCGCATCGTCTGGGTCGCCGGCGGCGCGCTGGCCGGTCTCTCCGGCATCCTGTGGGCCTACTTCCGCCCGGGCATCAAGTGGGACATGGGTGTGCAGATCCTGCTGCTCATCTTCGCGGCCGTCGTCCTGGGCGGGCTGGGCACGGCCTTCGGCGCCCTCGTGGGCGCCCTGGCGATCGGCATCCTCGTCGAGGTGTCCACCCTGTGGATCCCCTCCGACATCAAGTACGTCGGTGCCCTCGGCGTCCTCATCCTCATCCTCCTCGTCCGGCCGCAGGGGCTCCTCGGCCGACGTGAACGCATCGGTTAA
- a CDS encoding branched-chain amino acid ABC transporter permease: MDWGQILNNTASFMLSPETIGFMLAAIGLSIHFGYAGLLNFGMAGFMAIGAYSYAISILSFGLPWWVAILVSMVAAVVFAMILGIPTLRLRGDYLAIVTIAAAEIVRLLFQTQLFDRWTNSADGLGGYHTGFRGANPLPDGTYGLGPWTYNETGWWIRLFGLLLVAVAVVFTWLLMRSPWGRVLKGIREDEDAVRSLGKNVFLYKMQALIIGGVFGALGGVVIALPSAVIPQYYLPSLTFFVWTALLLGGAATILGPVLGAVLYWALMAFLAGVLPALANEGWLPLSSSQAGNARFIVAGVALMLLVAFRPQGILGNKKEMTFVK; the protein is encoded by the coding sequence ATGGACTGGGGTCAGATCCTCAACAACACGGCGAGCTTCATGCTCTCGCCGGAGACCATCGGCTTCATGCTGGCCGCCATCGGGCTGTCGATCCACTTCGGGTACGCCGGCCTGCTCAACTTCGGCATGGCCGGGTTCATGGCCATCGGCGCCTACAGCTACGCCATCTCGATCCTCAGCTTCGGCCTGCCGTGGTGGGTCGCGATCCTGGTGAGCATGGTCGCCGCCGTGGTCTTCGCCATGATCCTGGGGATCCCGACGCTGCGACTGCGGGGCGACTACCTCGCGATCGTCACGATCGCGGCGGCCGAGATCGTCCGGCTGCTCTTCCAGACCCAGCTCTTCGACCGGTGGACCAACTCCGCCGACGGTCTCGGCGGCTACCACACGGGCTTCCGCGGGGCCAACCCGCTGCCCGACGGCACCTACGGGCTCGGGCCGTGGACCTACAACGAGACCGGCTGGTGGATCCGCCTCTTCGGGCTGCTGCTGGTGGCCGTCGCGGTCGTCTTCACCTGGCTGCTCATGCGCAGCCCGTGGGGCCGCGTGCTCAAGGGCATCCGGGAGGACGAGGACGCCGTGCGCTCGCTGGGCAAGAACGTCTTCCTCTACAAGATGCAGGCACTCATCATCGGCGGGGTCTTCGGGGCCCTGGGAGGCGTGGTCATCGCGCTGCCCTCCGCGGTCATCCCGCAGTACTACCTGCCCAGCCTGACCTTCTTCGTCTGGACCGCCCTCCTGCTCGGTGGTGCGGCCACGATCCTGGGGCCGGTCCTGGGCGCGGTCCTCTACTGGGCGCTCATGGCCTTCCTGGCCGGCGTCCTGCCGGCCCTGGCCAACGAGGGATGGCTACCCCTCAGCTCGAGCCAGGCCGGCAACGCGCGGTTCATCGTCGCGGGCGTGGCGCTGATGCTCCTCGTGGCCTTCCGGCCCCAGGGCATCCTCGGCAACAAGAAGGAGATGACCTTTGTCAAGTGA